From the genome of Flavobacterium luteolum, one region includes:
- the hemA gene encoding glutamyl-tRNA reductase — MENFKLSQNTTFYALGLSYKKADALIRGKFSLDAEGQSDLLAQAKTEGIESLIVISTCNRTEIYGWASHPYELIKLLCGHTKGSVEEFQQFGYIYKNSQAVSHMFRVGTGLESQILGDFEIISQIRTAFSRSREKGLADTFLDRLVNTVIQASKKVKTETKISCGAASVSFASVQYIIQNAADVGNKNILLLGTGKIGRNTCVNLLKHTKNSHITLINRTRHKAELLARRLNVIVKGYGDLKEELQRADVLVVATGAQSPTIDKTLLGLHKPLLILDLSIPRNVDADVKEIPGVTLMHLDDLSQIADETLERRKQHIPAAEAIIEDLKSELYAWVNGRKCAPTIHALKAKLNEIVSTEFAFQKKKAIHFDEVQMDLVSSRIIQKLIGHFASHLKEENTPVDQSIEFIEKVFQIGRFMPDRSSWPTEEKYIINLS, encoded by the coding sequence ATGGAAAATTTTAAGCTTTCCCAAAACACCACTTTCTACGCCTTAGGATTAAGCTATAAAAAAGCAGATGCCCTGATCAGGGGGAAATTCAGCCTGGATGCTGAAGGCCAGTCTGACCTGCTGGCGCAGGCCAAAACCGAGGGCATAGAGTCGTTGATTGTAATTTCCACCTGCAACAGGACTGAAATCTATGGATGGGCTTCTCATCCGTATGAACTGATAAAACTGCTTTGCGGCCATACGAAAGGCAGCGTGGAGGAATTTCAGCAATTTGGCTACATCTATAAAAACAGCCAGGCCGTCAGCCACATGTTCCGGGTAGGGACAGGTTTGGAGAGCCAGATCCTGGGCGATTTTGAAATCATCAGCCAGATCAGAACCGCTTTTAGCCGCAGCAGAGAGAAAGGTTTGGCCGACACATTTCTGGACCGCCTGGTAAACACCGTAATCCAGGCGAGCAAAAAAGTCAAGACAGAGACTAAAATTTCCTGCGGCGCCGCGTCGGTTTCTTTTGCATCGGTACAGTATATAATCCAGAATGCAGCTGATGTAGGGAACAAAAATATTCTGCTGCTGGGGACAGGAAAAATAGGCAGAAATACCTGCGTAAATTTATTAAAGCATACCAAAAACAGTCATATAACCCTTATAAACAGAACAAGACACAAAGCCGAATTGCTGGCGCGAAGACTCAATGTCATCGTAAAGGGTTACGGCGATCTGAAAGAAGAACTGCAAAGGGCGGATGTGCTGGTTGTGGCTACGGGAGCGCAAAGCCCCACTATTGATAAAACACTTCTTGGCCTGCATAAGCCCTTATTGATCCTGGACCTTTCCATTCCGCGAAATGTGGATGCCGATGTCAAAGAAATACCCGGCGTGACTTTAATGCATCTGGATGATCTCTCCCAGATTGCCGATGAGACGCTGGAGAGAAGAAAACAGCATATTCCTGCCGCAGAAGCCATTATTGAGGATCTGAAATCAGAGCTGTATGCCTGGGTGAACGGCCGAAAATGCGCACCGACCATCCATGCATTGAAAGCAAAACTGAATGAGATTGTATCGACTGAGTTTGCTTTCCAAAAGAAGAAAGCAATCCATTTTGACGAGGTTCAGATGGATCTGGTCAGTTCCAGGATTATCCAAAAATTGATAGGCCATTTTGCGAGCCACTTGAAAGAGGAGAATACGCCAGTGGACCAGAGCATAGAATTTATTGAAAAAGTATTCCAGATAGGGCGGTTTATGCCCGATAGATCTTCTTGGCCTACAGAAGAAAAATACATAATCAATCTGTCATAA